One Ruficoccus amylovorans genomic window carries:
- the rplX gene encoding 50S ribosomal protein L24, protein MKYKIKRGDEVVVIAGAHKGQRGKVLEVLREQERVVIEGVNMVKRHRKATKENDPDAGIVEREGSVHYSNVMKADRYDSRKSA, encoded by the coding sequence ATGAAGTACAAAATCAAACGTGGAGACGAAGTCGTCGTCATCGCCGGCGCCCATAAGGGGCAGCGCGGCAAGGTCCTCGAAGTGCTGCGCGAACAGGAACGCGTCGTCATTGAGGGCGTGAACATGGTCAAGCGCCATCGCAAGGCGACCAAGGAAAACGACCCGGATGCGGGTATCGTCGAGCGCGAAGGCTCCGTCCACTACTCAAACGTCATGAAGGCTGACCGTTACGACAGCCGCAAGAGCGCCTAG
- the rplN gene encoding 50S ribosomal protein L14, which translates to MIQQESRLEVADNTGAKEAMMIRRLGQSKKTASVGDTIVVTIKDSTPEASVKKGTVAKAVVVRTKAPIRRADGSYLRFDTNACVIIDANGNPKGTRIFGPVARELRSKKFMKIISLAPEVL; encoded by the coding sequence ATGATTCAGCAAGAAAGCAGACTGGAAGTCGCCGACAACACCGGGGCCAAAGAGGCCATGATGATCCGGCGACTCGGCCAGAGTAAAAAGACCGCTTCGGTGGGCGATACGATCGTCGTCACGATCAAGGACAGCACCCCGGAAGCCTCGGTCAAAAAGGGCACGGTCGCCAAGGCCGTGGTAGTGCGCACCAAGGCGCCGATCCGCCGTGCGGATGGCAGCTACCTGCGCTTCGACACGAATGCGTGCGTCATCATTGACGCCAACGGCAACCCCAAGGGGACTCGTATCTTCGGGCCGGTCGCCCGTGAGCTTCGTTCGAAGAAGTTCATGAAGATCATTTCCCTCGCTCCGGAAGTCCTCTAA
- the rpsQ gene encoding 30S ribosomal protein S17, with protein MSEESTRNNRKDLVGVVTSRTGDKSIKVTFFYKIAHPLYRKEVKRKTVVHAHDEKNECNIGDKVEIMETRPLSKLKRWRVVKVLEKAPVVGSIG; from the coding sequence ATGTCCGAAGAGAGCACACGCAATAACCGCAAGGACCTCGTTGGTGTTGTCACCAGCCGTACCGGCGACAAGTCCATCAAGGTCACCTTCTTCTACAAGATTGCCCACCCGCTGTACCGCAAGGAGGTTAAGCGCAAGACCGTCGTTCACGCTCATGATGAAAAGAATGAGTGTAACATCGGTGACAAGGTGGAGATCATGGAAACCCGCCCGCTGAGCAAGCTCAAGCGCTGGCGTGTGGTCAAGGTACTCGAAAAGGCCCCCGTCGTCGGGAGCATCGGCTAA
- the rpmC gene encoding 50S ribosomal protein L29, with amino-acid sequence MKPAEIRELSIDEIKKKLRDTRQELVELRVRKQAGQVEKPSELRTLRRDIARLETFLKAKSTATA; translated from the coding sequence ATGAAACCCGCAGAAATACGCGAATTGAGCATCGACGAGATCAAAAAGAAGCTCCGTGACACACGCCAGGAGCTCGTCGAGTTGCGCGTGCGCAAGCAGGCCGGACAGGTTGAAAAGCCCAGCGAGCTACGCACCCTGCGCCGCGACATCGCCCGGCTGGAGACCTTCCTGAAGGCCAAATCCACCGCCACTGCCTAA
- the rplP gene encoding 50S ribosomal protein L16, whose product MAKLLPSKTKYRKVHKGRIRGNAKGCDTLAFGEFGIQSLERGKMTASQLEAARVAINRHLKRKGKMWLRVFPHKPVTKKPAETRQGKGKGSVEYWCAVVKPGTVLFEVGGTSQTLAREAMRLADGKLPFRCRFLSREELEQY is encoded by the coding sequence ATGGCCAAGCTCCTTCCCTCCAAAACCAAATACCGCAAGGTCCACAAGGGCCGCATTCGTGGCAACGCCAAGGGCTGTGATACGCTCGCTTTCGGCGAATTCGGCATCCAGTCCCTCGAGCGGGGCAAGATGACCGCCTCGCAGCTCGAAGCCGCCCGTGTGGCCATCAACCGCCACCTCAAGCGTAAAGGCAAGATGTGGCTGCGCGTGTTCCCGCACAAGCCGGTGACCAAGAAGCCCGCCGAAACCCGCCAGGGTAAGGGTAAGGGCTCCGTCGAGTACTGGTGCGCCGTGGTCAAGCCCGGTACCGTCCTCTTTGAAGTCGGCGGCACCAGCCAGACTCTCGCCCGCGAGGCCATGCGCCTGGCCGACGGCAAGCTACCTTTCCGCTGCCGCTTCCTCAGCCGCGAAGAGCTCGAACAGTACTAA
- the rpsC gene encoding 30S ribosomal protein S3, translated as MGQKVNPIGFRLSVRRNWDSRWYADKKSFPAYVAEDQKIRQFLKKKMKYAAVPRVFIERAGPKVRIKLFTARPGIVIGRKGSELEKLKDELQKLTGRDIMLDIQEIKKPDVVAQLVAENVALQLERRISFRRAMKKAIQTTMSMGAEGIRIQCSGRLMGAEIARTEQQRMGRVPLHTLRENIDYGFTEADTVYGKIGIKCWICNPMGVDTL; from the coding sequence ATGGGACAAAAAGTCAATCCGATCGGTTTCCGCCTCAGTGTCCGCCGTAACTGGGATTCACGCTGGTACGCGGACAAGAAGAGCTTCCCGGCCTATGTCGCCGAGGACCAGAAGATCCGCCAGTTCCTCAAGAAGAAGATGAAGTACGCAGCGGTGCCGCGCGTGTTCATCGAGCGTGCCGGCCCCAAGGTCCGTATCAAGCTCTTCACCGCCCGTCCCGGGATCGTCATCGGCCGCAAGGGCAGCGAACTGGAAAAGCTCAAGGACGAGCTCCAGAAGCTCACCGGCCGCGACATCATGCTCGACATTCAGGAGATCAAGAAGCCTGACGTGGTCGCCCAACTCGTGGCCGAAAACGTCGCTCTCCAGCTCGAGCGCCGCATCTCTTTCCGCCGCGCCATGAAGAAGGCGATCCAGACCACCATGAGCATGGGTGCCGAAGGTATCCGTATCCAGTGCTCGGGCCGTCTGATGGGCGCGGAAATCGCCCGCACCGAGCAGCAGCGCATGGGCCGCGTGCCCTTGCACACGCTCCGTGAAAACATCGACTACGGCTTCACCGAAGCCGACACCGTCTACGGGAAGATCGGCATCAAGTGCTGGATCTGTAACCCCATGGGCGTGGATACCCTCTAA
- the rplV gene encoding 50S ribosomal protein L22: MEVQALTKYTRMSPKKVREVARQVQGRPAAEALDLLRFIPRKSARLIAKTLTSAIANAENNNNLSSDDLIVKRCLVEEGPAFKRFRPVGRGSAHPIRKRTSHIRIVLTDEVASPAANSKEQ; encoded by the coding sequence ATGGAAGTTCAGGCTCTAACCAAGTACACCCGCATGTCCCCGAAGAAGGTCCGCGAAGTGGCCCGTCAGGTACAGGGACGCCCCGCGGCCGAAGCGCTCGATCTGCTTCGCTTCATCCCGCGTAAATCCGCCCGGCTCATCGCCAAGACGCTGACCAGCGCCATCGCTAACGCGGAAAACAACAACAACCTTTCCTCCGACGACCTGATCGTGAAGCGCTGCCTGGTGGAAGAAGGCCCGGCCTTCAAGCGTTTCCGTCCGGTGGGTCGCGGTTCCGCACACCCCATTCGCAAGCGCACCAGCCACATTCGCATCGTCCTGACGGACGAAGTGGCTTCGCCCGCGGCCAATTCTAAAGAGCAATAA
- the rpsS gene encoding 30S ribosomal protein S19 — protein sequence MARSIKKGFFVDPKLMDKVEKAQAEGTHKPFQTWSRRSTITPDFVGLNINVHNGKGFIPVHVTENMVGHKLGEFAPTRSFKGHQPHTKK from the coding sequence ATGGCACGTTCAATCAAGAAAGGCTTCTTCGTCGATCCGAAGCTGATGGATAAAGTGGAAAAGGCCCAGGCCGAAGGCACACACAAGCCTTTCCAGACCTGGTCACGCCGCTCCACCATCACCCCGGACTTTGTCGGCCTCAACATCAACGTTCACAATGGCAAAGGCTTCATCCCCGTCCACGTGACCGAAAACATGGTTGGCCACAAGCTCGGCGAGTTCGCTCCGACCCGCAGCTTCAAGGGACACCAGCCGCACACCAAGAAGTAG
- the rplB gene encoding 50S ribosomal protein L2 has product MAIVKTKPITPSQRFHSKSRQELAKNNPEKSLTVSRHRKKGRNNYGRITSRRRGGGHKRLYRIIDFRRDKLDIPAEIVSIEYDPNRSANIALLKFEDGEKRYILCPRGLKVGDKLLSTNSPVEEFTPGLCVPLKMIPPATTIHAIEMQPGRGAQIARSAGQSASLISIEGKRATIKLPSGEIRMVHSDCRATVGRVGNEEHESVSIGKAGRNRWKGKRPRVRGVAMNPVDHPMGGGEAKTSGGGHPVSPWGQLSKGFPTRTKSKPSNSMILVRRNGKKFKRK; this is encoded by the coding sequence ATGGCCATTGTAAAGACCAAACCCATTACACCCTCACAGCGCTTTCATAGCAAAAGCCGCCAGGAACTCGCCAAGAACAATCCGGAAAAGAGCCTCACCGTCTCGCGTCACCGCAAGAAGGGCCGTAACAACTACGGCCGCATCACTTCTCGCCGTCGCGGAGGTGGCCACAAGCGCCTTTACCGTATCATCGACTTCCGTCGTGACAAGCTGGACATCCCGGCTGAGATTGTCTCCATCGAGTACGACCCGAACCGCAGCGCGAACATTGCCCTGCTCAAGTTTGAGGACGGCGAAAAGCGCTACATCCTTTGCCCACGCGGGCTGAAGGTAGGCGACAAGCTGCTGAGCACCAACAGCCCGGTCGAGGAATTCACGCCCGGCCTGTGCGTGCCGCTCAAGATGATCCCGCCGGCCACCACGATCCACGCGATCGAGATGCAGCCCGGTCGCGGAGCCCAGATCGCTCGTTCCGCCGGTCAGTCCGCCTCGCTCATTTCGATCGAAGGCAAGCGTGCCACGATCAAGCTGCCCTCCGGAGAAATCCGCATGGTCCACTCTGATTGCCGCGCCACTGTCGGTCGCGTCGGTAACGAGGAGCACGAAAGTGTCAGCATCGGTAAGGCCGGTCGTAACCGCTGGAAGGGCAAGCGCCCCCGCGTCCGTGGTGTCGCTATGAACCCTGTCGATCACCCGATGGGTGGTGGTGAAGCCAAGACCTCCGGTGGTGGCCATCCTGTTTCGCCTTGGGGCCAGCTCTCGAAGGGCTTCCCGACCCGCACCAAGTCCAAGCCCTCGAACTCCATGATCCTTGTCCGTCGCAACGGCAAGAAGTTCAAGCGCAAGTAA
- the rplW gene encoding 50S ribosomal protein L23, giving the protein MISPDKVIKEKRVTEKSAQLEANLNQHVFEVYPQSKRTDVAEAVEKLYNVKVARVNIFTVKGKNKRSRTVRGQYGKTPDMKKAIVTLQQGESIETV; this is encoded by the coding sequence ATGATTTCACCCGATAAAGTCATCAAGGAAAAGCGCGTGACCGAGAAGTCCGCCCAGCTCGAAGCGAACCTGAATCAGCACGTCTTCGAGGTGTATCCGCAATCCAAACGCACCGATGTGGCCGAGGCCGTAGAGAAGCTCTACAACGTCAAGGTCGCCCGCGTGAACATCTTCACTGTCAAGGGCAAGAACAAGCGCAGCCGCACCGTTCGCGGCCAGTACGGCAAGACCCCCGACATGAAGAAAGCCATCGTCACCCTTCAGCAGGGTGAATCCATCGAGACCGTCTAA
- the rplD gene encoding 50S ribosomal protein L4 codes for MKFKVYSADASSSTEKDFDNFPAFEGNKGLQALKDVIVAYQANNRQGTAKAKTRSDVNRTGKKVYRQKGTGNARHGDRGAPIFVGGGVAHGPKVRDWSKHINKRVKTLAFKRALFNKASEGGLDLIEKFEVEQPKTKLFNSLIGKIQPKGKVLIVDSEFNDNAALAARNIDRVYIVDADSINAWDLMRFDKIVASEEGFNRILERANQR; via the coding sequence TTCCTCCAGCACGGAGAAGGATTTTGACAACTTCCCGGCGTTCGAAGGCAACAAGGGCCTCCAGGCGCTCAAGGACGTGATCGTGGCCTACCAGGCCAACAACCGTCAGGGCACCGCCAAGGCGAAGACCCGCTCCGATGTTAACCGCACCGGCAAGAAGGTCTACCGCCAGAAGGGCACCGGTAACGCCCGTCACGGCGACCGCGGCGCTCCGATCTTCGTCGGTGGTGGCGTCGCCCACGGCCCGAAGGTCCGCGACTGGTCGAAGCACATCAACAAGCGTGTCAAGACCCTCGCGTTCAAGCGCGCTCTGTTCAACAAGGCTTCCGAAGGCGGCCTCGACCTGATCGAAAAGTTCGAAGTCGAGCAGCCCAAGACCAAGCTCTTCAACAGCCTCATCGGCAAGATCCAGCCCAAGGGCAAGGTGCTCATCGTTGACAGCGAGTTCAACGACAACGCCGCTCTGGCTGCGCGTAATATCGACCGCGTCTACATTGTGGACGCTGACTCGATCAACGCCTGGGACCTGATGCGCTTCGACAAGATCGTCGCCAGCGAAGAAGGCTTTAACCGCATCCTCGAACGCGCCAACCAACGCTAA